From a region of the Pseudomonadaceae bacterium SI-3 genome:
- a CDS encoding IS1182 family transposase — protein sequence MMGQLPGGQQRLFYSFNLEDHVPAQHLLRSIDQCLDLSDLRAYLADFYSPIGRPSIDPELMVRMLVVGYCYGIRSERRLCEEVHLNLAYRWFCRLGLEDEVPNHSTFSKNRHGRFRDSDLFRWLFNEVLRRCMAAGLVKGEGFAVDASIIKADASRQRGVAGDQVDWNDPKLSSRAVREYLEALDEEALAEALPKKISLTDPQSRWTAAPGGPAFFAYSTNYLIDTEHGVIMDVEATPAHRTAEVDSTRTMVERVEAHFDLTPERLIGDTAYGTAPMLAWMVEEKDIEPHVPVWDKTERKDDSLSSNDFHWNQEANEYRCPAGKPLRSEWRAFTQQRSRVTKANTIIYRSSQTDCATCSLKAKCCPNTPNRKIVRSIHESSRDVARRIAKTPEYLVSRCERKKVEMLFAHLKRIMKLDRLRLRGLTGATDEFTLAAMVQNLRRMAKLLPQGPPLTG from the coding sequence ATGATGGGACAGTTACCGGGAGGACAGCAGCGCCTGTTCTACTCGTTCAATCTGGAAGATCACGTCCCGGCCCAACATCTCCTGCGAAGCATCGACCAGTGCCTGGATCTCAGTGATCTGCGTGCCTACCTGGCGGATTTCTATAGCCCCATCGGGCGCCCCTCGATTGACCCGGAGTTGATGGTGCGCATGCTGGTCGTCGGCTACTGCTATGGCATTCGTTCCGAGCGGCGATTGTGCGAAGAGGTGCACCTGAACCTGGCCTATCGCTGGTTCTGCCGGCTGGGTCTGGAAGACGAAGTACCCAATCACTCGACCTTCTCGAAGAATCGCCATGGGCGTTTTCGTGACAGCGATCTATTCCGCTGGTTATTCAATGAGGTGCTGCGGCGCTGCATGGCAGCCGGCCTAGTCAAGGGTGAAGGTTTCGCCGTCGACGCCAGCATCATTAAGGCGGATGCCAGCCGGCAACGTGGGGTGGCGGGAGATCAGGTCGATTGGAACGACCCAAAGCTCAGCAGCCGAGCAGTGCGTGAGTACCTCGAAGCCCTTGATGAAGAGGCGCTGGCTGAGGCTCTTCCCAAGAAAATTTCGCTCACAGACCCTCAGTCCCGTTGGACAGCAGCGCCAGGTGGCCCGGCCTTTTTTGCCTACTCCACGAATTACCTGATCGACACTGAGCACGGTGTGATCATGGACGTGGAAGCTACCCCGGCGCACCGTACCGCCGAAGTCGACTCGACCAGGACGATGGTCGAGCGTGTCGAAGCGCATTTCGATCTCACGCCGGAACGCCTTATCGGCGATACCGCTTATGGCACCGCCCCGATGCTGGCCTGGATGGTAGAAGAAAAGGACATCGAGCCGCATGTGCCGGTGTGGGACAAGACCGAGCGCAAGGACGACAGCCTCTCCAGTAACGACTTCCACTGGAATCAGGAAGCCAATGAATATCGCTGCCCAGCCGGCAAACCGCTACGCAGTGAATGGCGTGCCTTCACTCAGCAAAGATCGCGGGTAACCAAGGCCAACACCATCATTTACCGCTCCAGCCAAACCGACTGCGCCACCTGCTCGTTGAAAGCGAAATGCTGCCCCAACACGCCGAATCGGAAGATCGTCCGCAGCATCCATGAGTCTTCCCGCGACGTGGCTCGACGCATCGCCAAGACACCGGAATACCTCGTCTCTCGCTGCGAACGAAAGAAGGTGGAAATGCTTTTCGCCCACCTCAAACGGATCATGAAACTCGACCGTTTACGACTGCGTGGCCTAACGGGTGCCACTGACGAATTCACCTTAGCTGCGATGGTGCAGAACCTGCGCCGCATGGCCAAGCTTTTGCCTCAAGGGCCACCGCTGACGGGATAG
- a CDS encoding LysR family transcriptional regulator: MLNRMEMVRIFCTAAEAGSFREAATRLGISPQGVTRAIQALETELGESLFHRNTRQVSITAFGQDYAKDAMSALDHFDTLFRSHRTEPELSGKVGITAPHAIGRRFLIPFLQPLAAAHPDLQFDLRLEDQMTDAVEAHIDIGIRVGVIRDRRYVARALAPVPFYVVACPSLIGQKTPPKSLDALAKLPLSVLIDRKNGRPWPWLFADGQTFAPRQPALICDDPDTELEATLAGMCFGQIPAYLAEPHLRSGKLVAVLADHAPAPWDLFIYRPQQGPVSKRVRLVYDHLKQAFSNPKLFPQGLGT, encoded by the coding sequence ATGCTTAACCGCATGGAGATGGTTAGGATTTTTTGCACAGCAGCAGAGGCAGGTAGCTTCCGCGAAGCGGCAACTCGATTAGGCATCTCCCCACAAGGGGTGACTCGAGCCATTCAAGCCCTGGAAACTGAGCTTGGCGAATCACTGTTCCACCGCAATACCCGCCAGGTGAGCATCACTGCTTTCGGTCAGGATTACGCCAAAGATGCCATGTCAGCTCTGGATCATTTCGATACGCTATTCCGGTCGCACAGGACGGAGCCTGAGCTGTCAGGTAAGGTGGGGATTACGGCTCCACATGCTATTGGCAGGCGCTTCCTAATACCGTTTCTTCAGCCCCTGGCCGCTGCACATCCTGACCTGCAATTCGATCTCCGCTTGGAAGATCAGATGACTGATGCCGTTGAAGCGCATATCGATATTGGTATCCGGGTGGGGGTTATTCGCGACCGGCGCTACGTTGCACGTGCCTTAGCTCCCGTGCCGTTTTACGTTGTCGCGTGCCCGTCTCTCATAGGCCAAAAGACACCACCTAAATCTTTGGATGCCTTAGCTAAGCTGCCACTTTCAGTCCTGATCGACCGGAAAAATGGCCGCCCTTGGCCTTGGCTATTTGCCGACGGGCAAACGTTCGCGCCCAGGCAGCCAGCGCTTATCTGTGATGATCCAGATACGGAATTGGAAGCCACCCTGGCAGGCATGTGTTTTGGCCAAATTCCTGCCTATCTGGCTGAGCCTCATCTGCGGTCAGGAAAGCTGGTTGCCGTTTTGGCTGATCACGCTCCAGCACCATGGGATCTGTTCATATACCGCCCGCAGCAGGGTCCTGTATCGAAGCGGGTGCGATTGGTGTACGACCACCTTAAGCAGGCTTTCTCAAACCCCAAGCTATTTCCCCAGGGCCTGGGGACATAG
- a CDS encoding SDR family NAD(P)-dependent oxidoreductase has protein sequence MSNNISGKVVVITGASSGLGEVTARHLAALGARVVLAARRKDKLDALVAELTNAGGQAIAYQTDVTSQEEVKTLIQGAVDTYGRIDVLVNNAGLMAIAPLSDARTDEWDRMIDINIKGLLYGVAAALPVFQKQNSGHFINIASVAGLKVFSPGGTVYSGTKFAVRAISEGLRHEVGGSIRTTTIEPGAVDSELKFGSTHQQSRDFVVDFYKHAIPAESVARAIAFAIEQPADVDINEIVLRPTVQEF, from the coding sequence ATGAGCAATAACATTTCTGGAAAAGTTGTCGTTATCACCGGTGCCAGTAGCGGCCTGGGTGAGGTTACTGCACGCCACCTTGCTGCGCTTGGCGCTCGCGTAGTGCTGGCTGCACGTCGCAAAGATAAACTCGACGCATTGGTGGCTGAGCTGACCAATGCAGGTGGTCAGGCAATCGCGTATCAGACCGATGTTACCTCTCAGGAAGAGGTCAAAACGCTCATTCAAGGTGCCGTGGACACCTACGGTCGCATTGATGTACTGGTCAACAATGCCGGACTGATGGCGATTGCACCGCTCAGCGATGCTCGCACTGACGAGTGGGATCGCATGATCGATATCAACATCAAGGGTCTGCTGTACGGAGTCGCGGCTGCATTGCCAGTCTTCCAGAAACAAAACAGTGGTCACTTCATCAACATCGCATCGGTTGCAGGCCTGAAGGTGTTTAGCCCAGGTGGCACCGTGTACAGCGGCACCAAGTTTGCTGTGCGGGCTATCTCCGAAGGACTGCGTCACGAAGTCGGTGGCAGCATCCGCACCACGACTATCGAACCGGGCGCCGTGGACTCCGAACTGAAATTCGGCAGCACCCACCAACAGAGCCGCGATTTCGTGGTGGACTTCTACAAGCATGCAATTCCCGCCGAATCGGTCGCTCGAGCTATCGCCTTCGCAATTGAGCAGCCTGCTGACGTGGATATTAACGAGATCGTTCTGCGCCCAACCGTGCAGGAATTCTAA
- a CDS encoding regulator, which yields MPHGPEEKKQALDAGAECPAILQQLAAVRGADNGLMATVMESYLREEFPSSEIRSDSQNKSIDETISIVRSYLR from the coding sequence GTGCCACATGGCCCGGAAGAAAAGAAGCAAGCGCTCGATGCAGGTGCTGAATGCCCTGCAATTCTTCAGCAGCTTGCAGCTGTTCGTGGGGCTGACAACGGATTGATGGCAACGGTTATGGAGAGCTATCTACGGGAAGAGTTTCCCAGTAGCGAAATCAGGAGCGATTCGCAGAACAAGTCCATTGACGAGACCATCTCCATCGTCCGCTCCTACCTGCGGTAG
- a CDS encoding S-(hydroxymethyl)glutathione dehydrogenase/class III alcohol dehydrogenase, whose product MKSRAAVAFGPGKPLEIVEIDVEPPRKGEVLVRITNTGVCHTDAFTLSGEDPEGVFPAVLGHEGAGIVVEVGEGVTSVKPGDHVIPLYTAECGECLFCKSGKTNLCVAVRATQGKGVMPDGTTRFSYNGQPIYHYMGCSTFSEYTVVAEVSLAKINPDANPEHVCLLGCGVTTGIGAVHNTAKVQPGDSVAIFGLGGIGLAAIQGARQAKAGRIIAIDTNPAKFELARTFGATECLNPKDFDKPIHEVLIEMTGWGVDHTFECIGNVNVMRSALEAAHRGWGQSIVIGVAGAGKEISTRPFQLITGRTWKGSAFGGVKGRTQLPGMVEDAMKGEIDLAPFVTHTMGLDDINKAFDLMHEGKSIRTVIHY is encoded by the coding sequence ATGAAATCACGTGCAGCAGTTGCCTTCGGGCCTGGAAAGCCACTGGAAATCGTCGAGATCGACGTCGAGCCGCCGCGCAAGGGCGAGGTGCTTGTCAGGATCACGAATACCGGCGTTTGCCATACCGACGCCTTCACCCTGTCGGGCGAGGACCCGGAAGGCGTGTTCCCGGCGGTGCTGGGCCATGAGGGCGCCGGCATCGTGGTCGAGGTCGGCGAGGGCGTGACCTCGGTCAAGCCGGGTGACCACGTGATCCCGCTGTACACCGCCGAGTGCGGTGAGTGCCTGTTCTGCAAGAGCGGCAAGACCAACCTGTGCGTGGCGGTGCGCGCCACCCAGGGCAAGGGCGTGATGCCCGATGGCACCACCCGCTTCAGCTACAACGGCCAGCCGATCTACCACTACATGGGCTGCTCGACCTTCAGCGAATACACGGTGGTGGCCGAAGTCTCGCTGGCCAAGATCAACCCGGACGCCAATCCCGAGCATGTCTGCCTGCTGGGTTGCGGTGTGACCACCGGCATCGGCGCTGTTCACAACACGGCCAAGGTTCAGCCGGGTGACTCTGTGGCCATCTTCGGCCTCGGCGGCATCGGGCTCGCTGCGATTCAGGGGGCACGCCAGGCCAAGGCGGGTCGCATCATCGCCATCGACACCAATCCAGCGAAGTTCGAGCTGGCTCGTACCTTCGGCGCGACCGAATGCCTCAACCCGAAGGACTTCGACAAGCCGATTCACGAGGTTCTCATCGAGATGACCGGTTGGGGTGTCGATCACACCTTCGAGTGCATCGGCAACGTCAACGTGATGCGCTCGGCACTGGAAGCAGCACATCGTGGCTGGGGCCAGTCGATCGTCATCGGCGTGGCTGGTGCAGGCAAGGAAATTTCGACGCGCCCGTTCCAGTTGATCACCGGTCGCACCTGGAAGGGCTCGGCTTTCGGCGGGGTCAAGGGCCGCACTCAACTTCCCGGCATGGTGGAGGACGCAATGAAAGGCGAGATCGATCTCGCCCCGTTCGTCACCCACACCATGGGCCTCGACGACATCAACAAGGCCTTCGACCTGATGCATGAAGGCAAGTCGATTCGCACGGTGATCCACTACTGA
- a CDS encoding VOC family protein — MSTPVISGDGIFSHIFIGAADLQKSVAFYAAALGALGIKNLGPFNNGWVLFGREKPAFIIARPGNGEAPSSNGVTIGFAAATPAEVDAFHAAGLAAGGTDEGQPGARGHLPGAYAAYLRDPAGNKVCSYTFV; from the coding sequence ATGTCCACTCCTGTCATTTCTGGCGATGGCATCTTTTCGCACATCTTTATCGGCGCTGCCGACCTTCAGAAGTCGGTCGCGTTCTACGCCGCCGCTCTGGGTGCTCTTGGCATCAAGAACCTCGGTCCTTTCAACAACGGATGGGTACTTTTCGGTCGCGAAAAGCCGGCTTTCATCATCGCCCGCCCGGGCAATGGTGAAGCGCCTTCCAGCAACGGCGTGACGATCGGCTTTGCGGCCGCCACTCCCGCTGAAGTGGATGCCTTCCACGCCGCCGGCCTTGCCGCAGGCGGCACTGACGAGGGCCAACCTGGCGCACGTGGTCACCTGCCGGGTGCCTATGCTGCCTACCTGCGTGATCCGGCGGGCAACAAGGTCTGCTCGTACACCTTCGTCTGA
- a CDS encoding DUF3422 domain-containing protein yields MKEPANINTTTVQPTPTATVYGMPAYADRAAAVGEVHARPHLLLEAPRGILQLAFMTEGDQTRDQMAMSELSHRFGVAEPDHATPLHGMTWDEGDLHCEKHTEFSTYLWCASLDSKTGEPCGENPFKHGFVPPGPVISGIRLRLLPWIPETEKEADRFDPASLCYSLVENGSAAILTDFRQDEDGLTQILILARDLTPARAGALAQLLLEIETYRTLALLSLPLTRSMTSELRHMESRLAAITDEMCTNLVERRDSDVLLSELTGLAAELEAGVAANLYRFGASRAYYEIVEERLAALSEVAVSGYSTWADFLQRRIAPAMRECQSVKERQAKLSDKLTRAIALLRSWIDVELERQNRDLLASMNNRAKLQLRLQQTVEGLSVAAISYYVVSLLGYLLKGIPIVHDSVAPVMAVLVPAVMLTIWWIVRRIRHAHSDTAAEEKSS; encoded by the coding sequence ATGAAAGAGCCGGCCAATATCAATACGACGACCGTACAACCCACCCCAACCGCCACCGTGTACGGCATGCCGGCTTATGCCGATCGTGCTGCAGCCGTGGGTGAAGTGCATGCGCGCCCGCATCTGTTGCTTGAGGCCCCCCGCGGTATATTGCAGCTCGCTTTCATGACCGAAGGTGACCAGACCAGGGATCAGATGGCGATGAGCGAGTTGTCTCATCGCTTCGGCGTTGCCGAGCCCGACCACGCTACGCCGCTACACGGCATGACATGGGATGAGGGAGACCTTCACTGTGAAAAGCACACCGAGTTCTCTACGTATCTCTGGTGCGCTTCGCTGGATTCCAAGACGGGAGAGCCTTGCGGAGAAAATCCCTTCAAACATGGATTTGTTCCTCCGGGCCCGGTCATATCCGGCATCCGCTTGAGACTTCTTCCGTGGATACCAGAAACGGAGAAGGAGGCTGATCGCTTCGATCCTGCCAGCCTGTGCTACTCGTTGGTAGAGAACGGCTCTGCCGCCATCTTGACCGACTTCCGACAGGATGAGGATGGCCTGACGCAGATCCTCATCCTTGCTCGTGATTTGACCCCGGCGCGGGCAGGTGCGCTGGCTCAACTTCTATTGGAGATCGAGACGTACCGTACCTTGGCGTTGCTGTCTCTGCCGTTGACGCGATCGATGACGTCGGAGCTGCGACACATGGAGTCGCGCCTTGCTGCGATCACTGACGAGATGTGTACGAATTTGGTAGAACGCCGCGATAGCGACGTGCTGCTTTCCGAATTGACAGGTCTGGCCGCCGAACTGGAAGCTGGCGTCGCGGCAAATCTCTATCGCTTCGGCGCCAGCCGTGCCTACTACGAGATCGTCGAGGAAAGGCTGGCTGCGCTTTCAGAAGTGGCCGTATCCGGATACAGCACCTGGGCGGATTTCCTGCAGCGTCGCATCGCTCCAGCCATGCGGGAGTGCCAATCCGTAAAGGAGCGCCAGGCCAAGCTCTCCGACAAACTGACCCGAGCCATCGCGTTGCTGCGTTCGTGGATCGACGTCGAACTTGAACGCCAGAACCGCGATCTGCTGGCTTCGATGAACAACCGGGCCAAGTTGCAATTGCGCCTTCAGCAAACCGTCGAAGGCCTGTCGGTCGCGGCAATTTCTTATTACGTCGTGAGTCTTCTCGGCTACCTGCTCAAGGGCATTCCGATCGTTCACGACAGCGTGGCGCCGGTGATGGCGGTTCTGGTACCTGCGGTGATGCTGACGATCTGGTGGATCGTCCGCAGGATAAGACACGCCCACAGCGACACGGCGGCGGAAGAGAAATCTTCCTGA
- a CDS encoding AraC family transcriptional regulator, whose product MTAISIDNNDNIDIIVAMKIHILVCDGVFDLGLAALTDTVGLANAMSGSLPQAPAHIELTLVGVRRRIRTAQGLTVPVVTARGVPEPDVVLVPAFGEKMPDTLSARLTRPDVPDAVAVLQQWSTAGAHLGAACSGSFLLAESGLLDGHRATTSWWLGPMFRQRYPNVTLDESRMIVNSTRFTTAGAALAHVDLALRIIRGRSPALAALVARYLLVEARSSQAEFVIPDHLAHADPMVERFECWARRRLAKGFSLAEAACAAGTSERTLARRLQSVLGKTPLSYFQDLRVEHAVHLLRTGNASVDQVAAQVGYSDGVTLRALLRRKLGRGVRELRRGG is encoded by the coding sequence ATGACAGCCATCTCTATAGACAATAATGACAACATTGATATCATTGTTGCCATGAAAATCCACATCCTTGTTTGTGATGGCGTGTTTGATCTGGGGCTTGCGGCGCTCACCGACACAGTGGGCTTGGCCAATGCGATGTCGGGCTCGCTGCCACAGGCTCCCGCGCACATAGAGCTCACGCTGGTGGGCGTGCGGCGTCGCATCCGAACTGCGCAAGGCTTGACGGTCCCCGTGGTCACTGCGCGTGGTGTGCCGGAACCAGACGTCGTGCTCGTGCCCGCGTTTGGTGAAAAGATGCCTGACACGCTCTCGGCTCGGCTCACACGCCCCGACGTGCCCGATGCGGTCGCCGTGCTACAGCAGTGGTCCACCGCTGGCGCGCACCTTGGTGCCGCCTGCTCCGGTAGTTTCTTGCTTGCAGAGAGTGGCCTGCTTGATGGGCATCGTGCGACGACGTCATGGTGGCTGGGGCCGATGTTTCGGCAGCGCTATCCGAACGTCACGCTGGACGAGTCACGCATGATCGTGAACTCGACACGCTTCACTACCGCGGGTGCCGCTTTGGCCCACGTCGACCTGGCCTTGCGCATCATCCGGGGGCGCAGTCCGGCGCTGGCGGCCCTAGTAGCACGCTATCTGCTGGTCGAGGCACGCAGTTCGCAAGCCGAGTTCGTGATTCCCGACCACCTTGCGCATGCCGACCCGATGGTGGAGCGCTTCGAATGCTGGGCCAGACGTCGGCTCGCGAAGGGGTTCTCGCTGGCCGAAGCGGCCTGCGCCGCGGGCACAAGCGAGCGCACCTTGGCGCGGCGGCTGCAAAGCGTTTTGGGCAAGACGCCGCTGTCGTATTTCCAGGACCTGCGCGTGGAGCATGCCGTCCATCTCTTGCGCACCGGAAACGCGAGCGTCGACCAGGTCGCCGCACAGGTCGGGTACTCGGATGGGGTGACCCTGCGGGCCCTGTTGCGCCGCAAGCTGGGCCGGGGTGTCAGGGAGTTGCGACGCGGTGGATGA
- a CDS encoding antibiotic biosynthesis monooxygenase: MTKLALFVRLEAKPGQEAALADFLASALPLANAESGTTAWFALKFGPSTFGVFDAFADEAGRQAHLNGQIAAALMANAATLLSSPPNIEKVELLAAKLPA, encoded by the coding sequence ATGACCAAGCTCGCCCTGTTTGTTCGCCTCGAAGCCAAACCCGGCCAGGAGGCTGCGCTTGCCGACTTCCTGGCCAGCGCACTGCCGCTCGCCAACGCCGAGTCCGGCACCACTGCCTGGTTCGCATTGAAGTTTGGCCCTTCGACGTTCGGTGTGTTCGATGCCTTTGCCGATGAGGCAGGTCGCCAAGCACATCTGAACGGCCAGATCGCCGCGGCCTTGATGGCCAACGCCGCGACCTTGCTCAGTTCTCCGCCCAATATCGAGAAGGTCGAACTGCTTGCAGCCAAACTGCCTGCATGA
- a CDS encoding LysR family transcriptional regulator — translation MDRLTQMATFVKTVELGSFSAAADDLNLSPQLVGKQVKMLEQHLGVSLLHRTTRRQSLTDFGRAFYPRAKLILADMQSAESLAALTRGTPSGRLRINAPVTFGIRTLSPRLLEYMVRYPQVSVDLTLSNELVDIVDDGYDVVFRIGELASSGLKALPLEPYQMVLCAAPSYLARRPPIINPWDLQQQECLGFTYSDGRSHWSFDSPEGRIDVPITSKLTINQGDPLLAAAVAGLGVVLQPIELVSDALRDGTLVRLLPQYPVPNTAMHILYAPDRRMTPKLRSFLEFAREAFGQRGPL, via the coding sequence ATGGATCGCCTGACCCAGATGGCCACGTTCGTCAAAACAGTTGAGCTGGGTTCATTCAGCGCCGCTGCGGACGACCTGAATCTGTCCCCTCAATTGGTAGGGAAACAGGTGAAAATGCTCGAACAACATCTGGGTGTTTCCCTGCTGCACCGGACTACGCGCAGGCAAAGCCTCACCGACTTCGGCAGGGCGTTCTACCCGCGAGCAAAACTGATCCTTGCAGACATGCAGTCTGCCGAGAGCCTGGCTGCCCTCACTCGGGGCACACCAAGCGGCCGCCTTCGCATCAACGCGCCGGTCACGTTCGGAATCCGCACGCTTTCGCCACGCCTGCTGGAATACATGGTTCGGTATCCTCAGGTGTCTGTTGACCTAACGTTATCGAACGAACTGGTCGATATCGTTGATGATGGTTACGACGTGGTATTTCGCATCGGCGAGCTGGCGAGCAGTGGGTTGAAGGCATTGCCACTGGAGCCCTATCAGATGGTTTTATGCGCTGCGCCGTCCTATCTTGCACGTCGCCCTCCCATCATCAATCCGTGGGATCTACAGCAGCAGGAATGTCTGGGGTTTACCTATTCTGATGGCCGCTCACACTGGAGCTTCGACAGCCCGGAGGGGCGTATAGATGTTCCTATTACAAGCAAATTAACGATCAATCAAGGTGATCCACTGCTGGCAGCGGCTGTAGCTGGTCTAGGCGTGGTTCTACAGCCGATAGAGTTGGTTAGCGATGCACTGCGCGATGGGACACTGGTGCGTCTGTTGCCGCAGTACCCGGTGCCGAATACCGCAATGCACATCCTCTATGCCCCTGACCGAAGAATGACTCCAAAGCTGCGCAGCTTCTTGGAGTTTGCGCGTGAGGCTTTTGGGCAGCGAGGCCCTCTCTAA
- a CDS encoding NADPH:quinone reductase, giving the protein MARIVRIHEYGDASVLKLEDLEVSAPAANEVQISVKAFGLNRAEVMFRNHAYLQEAEFPSRLGYEAAGIVTAVGSDVTEITIGDSVALIPPLDIARWGTYGELANVPAHLVVKSPENLSFEEAAASWMQYVTAWGGLIEQAKLRQGDFVIVTAASSSVGLAAFQMARMVGATSIAITRTHAKKQALLDAGAAHVIVSDEEDIVERVMTITAGQGARVVFDPVGGPSLEPLTQSMARGGILLEYGALSSEPTPFPLFTVLGKSLTLKGYLYAEIVADPEALERAKAFILQGLESGALRPIIAKTFTLSDIQDAHRFLEANQQIGKIVVTV; this is encoded by the coding sequence ATGGCACGCATTGTCAGAATTCATGAATACGGTGACGCCAGCGTTCTGAAGCTGGAAGATCTGGAAGTATCGGCACCAGCAGCAAACGAGGTGCAAATTAGTGTTAAAGCTTTTGGCTTGAACCGAGCCGAAGTGATGTTCCGCAATCACGCATACCTACAAGAAGCGGAGTTCCCCAGCCGCTTAGGCTACGAGGCCGCAGGCATCGTAACGGCAGTTGGGAGCGACGTAACCGAGATCACGATTGGTGACTCGGTCGCTCTGATCCCACCTCTGGATATTGCTCGCTGGGGCACCTACGGCGAGTTGGCCAATGTACCGGCCCACCTGGTGGTAAAGAGCCCTGAGAACTTGTCCTTTGAAGAGGCTGCGGCGTCTTGGATGCAGTACGTCACCGCCTGGGGGGGATTGATTGAACAGGCGAAGCTACGTCAGGGCGATTTTGTCATCGTTACCGCCGCGTCAAGCAGTGTTGGCTTGGCCGCCTTCCAAATGGCTCGTATGGTCGGCGCCACATCGATTGCGATCACTCGAACTCACGCGAAGAAGCAAGCCCTACTTGATGCAGGCGCTGCGCATGTCATCGTCAGCGATGAAGAGGATATCGTCGAGCGTGTTATGACGATAACTGCCGGTCAAGGCGCTCGCGTTGTATTCGATCCTGTAGGCGGGCCGTCCTTGGAACCTCTCACGCAGAGCATGGCGCGGGGCGGAATTTTGCTGGAGTACGGCGCACTTAGCTCTGAACCGACACCATTCCCACTGTTTACCGTGCTGGGCAAAAGCCTGACTTTGAAGGGCTATCTCTACGCAGAGATTGTGGCCGACCCTGAAGCCCTAGAGAGAGCAAAGGCTTTTATTCTGCAAGGGTTGGAGTCCGGTGCGTTGCGCCCGATCATCGCAAAGACATTCACACTTAGCGACATCCAGGATGCCCATCGTTTCCTTGAAGCCAATCAGCAGATCGGCAAGATCGTGGTAACTGTCTGA